A genomic window from Silene latifolia isolate original U9 population chromosome Y, ASM4854445v1, whole genome shotgun sequence includes:
- the LOC141632440 gene encoding uncharacterized protein LOC141632440: protein MIDQVAQFFDQVVYLHLPREENQFADALAKLASLINIPESVMEMPLCIERQSELAYVHFFTNNENKEDPWYQAILNYKLNGEYRPDMDKRGQRAIRLLAYQYVLNQGELCQRTPQGVILLCLDHSKAKKVRKEFHDGECGPHMSRHWQKKSCVQATTG from the coding sequence ATGATAgatcaagtcgctcaattcttcgaccaagttgtCTATttgcatctacctcgagaagaaaatcagtttgcagacgctcttgcgaagctTGCATCCTTGATCAACATACCTGAGAGTGTGATGGAAATGCCATTGTGCATCGAGCGACAGTCCGAACTGGCTTATGTCCACTTTTTTACCAATAATGAAAATAAAGAGGatccttggtaccaagccattttGAATTACAAGCTCAACGGCGAATATCggccagatatggacaagagaggACAGAGAGCAATACGTTTACTGGCATATCAATATGTCCTGAATCAAGGGGAGTTATGCCAGAGAACGCCACAAGGTGTCATTTTgctttgccttgatcattcaaaagCAAAGAAAGTTAGGAAAGAattccatgatggagaatgcggtcctcatatgagtagACATTGGCAAAAAAAATCATGCGTTCAGGCTACTACTGGATGA